One Mobula birostris isolate sMobBir1 chromosome 4, sMobBir1.hap1, whole genome shotgun sequence DNA window includes the following coding sequences:
- the mrpl47 gene encoding large ribosomal subunit protein uL29m, with translation MAARVANWCNRVVGMVRSSFGNRTAVVARSTPSNLTELQKIGLGSEDQTRLTQQSRVLHTTNSCKGLEEFFDDPGNWGEPTVKSGAPWTAKQLRLKSNEDLHKLWYVLLKEKNMLLTIEQEAKRQRLQMPSPERLKKVERSMTRIDTIVHEREKALRLLQTGQQRSSPGAWRKNIFGQTYWYKFKEWPIPWYLNKIYRRKRFYTAAYVDIFVRRQIEKYLRKKNRAKKKQPVLQEKISQASAT, from the exons ATGGCGGCGCGTGTGGCGAACTGGTGTAACCGGGTGGTGGGGATGGTCAGGTCGAGCTTCGGTAACCGCACGGCGGTTGTCGCCCGCTCCACACC GTCAAACTTAACAGAGCTTCAGAAAATTGGGCTGGGTTCAGAAGATCAGACTAGGTTGACTCAACAGAGTAGAGTTTTGCATACTACTAATTCCTGTAAAGGACTAGAAGAATTCTTTGATGATCCAGGCAACTGGGGAGAACCAACTGTAAAGTCCG GTGCACCCTGGACAGCAAAACAGCTAAGATTAAAAAGCAATGAGGATTTACATAAGCTCTG GTATGTCCTTCTCAAAGAAAAGAACATGCTTTTGACAATAGAACAAGAAGCAAAACGACAAAGATTACAAATGCCAAGTCCAGAGCGCTTAAAAAAA GTAGAAAGATCTATGACTAGAATTGACACCATTGTTCACGAACGTGAAAAGGCACTGAGGTTGTTGCAGACTGGGCAACAGAGAAGCTCTCCTGGTGCTTGGAGAAAAAACATCTTTGGACAAACCTATTG GTATAAATTTAAGGAATGGCCTATTCCTTGGTACCTAAACAAAATATACAGAAGGAAACGATTCTACACTGCAGCATATGTGGACATTTTTGTTAG GCGTCAGATTGAGAAGTACCTACGGAAAAAGAACCGTGCAAAGAAGAAACAACCAGTACTACAGGAGAAAATCTCTCAAGCTTCTGCAACATAA